From the genome of Eucalyptus grandis isolate ANBG69807.140 chromosome 2, ASM1654582v1, whole genome shotgun sequence, one region includes:
- the LOC108957065 gene encoding stress-response A/B barrel domain-containing protein HS1-like, whose translation MEEAKGLVRRVHLVKFKDGTPPARIEEILKNYANLVNLIEPLKSWHMGKNVSIMNLDQGFTHVFEVTFESAEGLAEYADHPIHTEFSKQTRPYLDKVIAITYEPTVCT comes from the exons ATGGAGGAAGCGAAGGGATTGGTGAGGCGCGTCCACCTTGTCAAGTTCAAAGACGGTACCCCACCTGCCCGAATCGAGGAAATCCTCAAGAATTACGCCAATCTCGTCAACCTCATCGAACCCTTGAAATCTTGGCACAT GGGAAAGAACGTGAGCATCATGAATTTGGACCAGGGCTTCACGCACGTCTTCGAAGTAACGTTCGAGAGCGCTGAGGGATTGGCAGAGTACGCGGATCATCCTATTCACACCGAATTCTCGAAACAAACCCGCCCCTATCTGGATAAAGTCATCGCGATCACCTATGAGCCGACCGTCTGTACCTGA